Proteins encoded by one window of Bdellovibrionales bacterium:
- a CDS encoding methyltransferase domain-containing protein has product MQTMVADLLKDSLNKLVDRGWDRVHTVLPTLRSVFYILEGLPIQQISRIVSGIQMPPPTNEELRTLLKETFLIHERDHHNIVEGYYPRAAQDFESPVDHVKTLIDVLWDGTKVAWRMRKKNHRDFSEETLREYSNLPDYYLRNFHFQSDGYLSDASAKRYEHQVEILFAGTAGAMRRELIPHLKNRLGGREPSQILDLAAGPGTSTKPLAMAFETARITAVDLSEPYLQFARERFSNLKNIDWVAGDATQLKYPDNHFDCVCSTYLFHELPREVRMQVLAEAYRVLKPGGVLAIADSLQWDSDSRFNWALERFPVVYHEPFYKNYLMVPLEPLCKEAGFKDVKSYTSLLTKYVVAEK; this is encoded by the coding sequence TTGCAAACCATGGTTGCCGATTTACTCAAAGATTCACTCAATAAGCTTGTTGATAGAGGATGGGATCGGGTGCACACCGTGCTTCCGACTCTGCGAAGTGTTTTTTATATTCTTGAGGGGCTCCCGATCCAACAGATCAGCCGTATTGTCTCTGGAATTCAGATGCCACCTCCGACTAACGAAGAATTACGGACCCTCCTTAAAGAGACTTTTTTGATTCATGAGCGCGACCATCACAATATAGTCGAGGGATACTACCCGAGAGCGGCTCAGGATTTTGAATCTCCGGTGGATCACGTTAAAACTTTGATTGATGTCCTCTGGGATGGAACCAAAGTCGCGTGGAGAATGCGCAAAAAGAATCATCGTGATTTTTCTGAGGAGACCCTACGAGAATATTCAAATCTTCCAGACTACTATCTTCGGAATTTCCATTTCCAATCTGATGGATATTTAAGTGACGCTTCGGCGAAACGTTATGAGCATCAGGTCGAAATTTTATTTGCGGGCACCGCTGGCGCTATGAGACGGGAGCTGATTCCGCACCTTAAGAATCGCCTTGGGGGTCGCGAGCCATCACAGATTCTCGATTTAGCAGCCGGTCCAGGAACTTCGACAAAGCCGTTGGCAATGGCTTTTGAGACGGCCCGAATCACCGCGGTCGATCTCAGTGAACCCTACCTTCAGTTTGCGAGAGAGCGATTCTCGAATCTCAAAAATATCGATTGGGTCGCTGGCGACGCCACTCAATTAAAATATCCAGACAATCACTTCGATTGCGTTTGCTCGACGTATTTGTTCCACGAACTCCCCCGTGAAGTTCGTATGCAAGTTTTAGCGGAAGCGTATCGAGTCTTAAAGCCCGGAGGAGTTTTAGCGATTGCTGACTCCTTACAGTGGGATAGCGATTCTCGGTTTAACTGGGCTTTGGAAAGATTCCCCGTGGTGTATCATGAGCCCTTTTACAAAAACTATCTGATGGTTCCCCTCGAACCCCTCTGCAAAGAGGCGGGGTTTAAAGACGTGAAATCGTATACTTCATTGCTGACAAAGTACGTGGTTGCGGAAAAATAG